From Cellulomonas dongxiuzhuiae, the proteins below share one genomic window:
- a CDS encoding RecB family exonuclease, translating into MPGLSPSRANDYLQCPLLYRFRVVDRLPEPASPAAARGTLVHAVLERLFDLPAAERTLEAACAALPERWAEQLEQDPRCADLHTTDAERAEFLAGAERLLATWFTLEDPTRIEPRARELQVLHDLEDGPRLRGVVDRVDVAPNGWVRVVDYKTGRSPRAGFESSALFQMRFYAYVVWRSRGVLPKRLQLAYLGDGVVVTHEPTESEMHTLEARVRSIWAGIEDTARSGDWRPRPSRLCDWCSFRDRCPSFGGTPPPVPEGAVQRAIGVTPAPAA; encoded by the coding sequence GTGCCGGGCCTGTCGCCGTCGCGCGCCAACGACTATCTCCAGTGCCCGCTGCTGTACCGCTTCCGGGTGGTGGACCGCCTGCCCGAGCCCGCGTCGCCCGCGGCCGCCCGCGGCACGCTCGTGCACGCGGTGCTCGAGCGGCTCTTCGACCTGCCGGCTGCCGAGCGGACGCTCGAGGCCGCGTGCGCGGCCCTCCCGGAGCGCTGGGCCGAACAGCTCGAGCAGGACCCGCGCTGCGCCGACCTGCACACCACCGACGCCGAGCGGGCGGAGTTCCTCGCGGGGGCGGAGCGGTTGCTCGCGACCTGGTTCACGCTCGAGGACCCCACGCGGATCGAGCCCCGCGCGCGCGAGCTGCAGGTGCTCCACGACCTCGAGGACGGCCCGCGGCTGCGCGGCGTGGTCGACCGGGTCGACGTGGCCCCGAACGGCTGGGTGCGCGTCGTCGACTACAAGACGGGCCGGTCCCCCCGCGCGGGTTTCGAGAGCTCCGCGCTGTTCCAGATGCGGTTCTACGCGTACGTCGTGTGGCGGTCGCGCGGCGTCCTGCCCAAGCGTCTCCAGCTCGCCTACCTGGGCGACGGCGTGGTCGTCACCCACGAGCCGACCGAGTCCGAGATGCACACCCTCGAGGCGCGCGTGCGCTCCATCTGGGCCGGCATCGAGGACACCGCCCGCTCGGGCGACTGGCGCCCGCGACCGTCGCGCCTGTGCGACTGGTGCTCGTTCCGCGACCGGTGCCCGTCGTTCGGCGGGACACCACCGCCGGTCCCCGAGGGCGCCGTCCAGCGGGCGATCGGGGTGACGCCCGCGCCGGCGGCCTGA
- the mshC gene encoding cysteine--1-D-myo-inosityl 2-amino-2-deoxy-alpha-D-glucopyranoside ligase, whose product MLTWPAPQIPRLPGTGEPVRVLDTATGQLVVAAPGPEARLYVCGITPYDATHLGHAATYVAFDVLVRAWRDAGQRVTYASNVTDVDDPLLERATATGVDWRALAADQTALYASDMTSLGVVPPDVYRGVVESVPQVVAAVELLLARGAAYRLPAPDGGDDVYADLSADAAFGSVAGLDAAAMLALSAERGGDPDRPGKRSPLDPLLWRAERPGEPAWDAPGLGRGRPGWHIECSVIARDGLGVPFDVQGGGSDLAFPHHECSASHLRLLDAGESARAHVHTGMVGYEGHKMSKSRGNLVLVSRLIADGVEPMAVRLAVLAHRYREDWEWTDEGLLAAQQRVVTWRRALAGNGGPDAGPVLAGIRAAVADDLDTPRALATVDAWAVTALAGEVPFHEGAPGLVARAVDALLGVRM is encoded by the coding sequence GTGCTCACCTGGCCCGCTCCGCAGATCCCTCGACTGCCCGGGACCGGTGAGCCGGTCCGGGTGCTCGACACCGCCACCGGCCAGCTCGTGGTGGCCGCACCGGGCCCCGAGGCGCGGCTCTACGTGTGCGGGATCACGCCGTACGACGCGACCCACCTGGGCCACGCCGCGACGTACGTCGCGTTCGACGTCCTCGTGCGCGCGTGGCGCGACGCGGGGCAGCGCGTGACGTACGCGTCCAACGTCACCGACGTCGACGACCCGCTGCTCGAGCGTGCCACGGCCACCGGCGTCGACTGGCGCGCGCTCGCCGCGGACCAGACGGCGCTGTACGCGTCCGACATGACGAGCCTCGGCGTCGTCCCGCCCGACGTGTACCGCGGTGTCGTCGAGTCGGTCCCGCAGGTCGTCGCTGCGGTCGAGCTCCTGCTGGCGCGCGGTGCGGCCTACCGGCTGCCGGCGCCCGACGGCGGCGACGACGTGTACGCCGACCTGTCCGCCGACGCGGCGTTCGGGTCGGTCGCGGGGCTCGACGCGGCCGCGATGCTGGCGCTGAGCGCCGAGCGCGGCGGCGACCCCGACCGGCCGGGCAAGCGCTCGCCCCTCGACCCGCTGCTGTGGCGCGCGGAGCGTCCCGGGGAGCCGGCGTGGGACGCGCCCGGCCTCGGGCGCGGCCGTCCCGGGTGGCACATCGAGTGCTCCGTGATCGCCCGCGACGGCCTTGGCGTGCCGTTCGACGTGCAGGGCGGCGGATCGGACCTGGCGTTCCCGCACCACGAGTGCAGCGCGTCGCACCTGCGTCTGCTGGACGCGGGGGAGTCGGCGCGCGCGCACGTGCACACCGGGATGGTCGGCTACGAGGGCCACAAGATGAGCAAGTCGCGCGGCAACCTCGTCCTCGTCTCGCGCCTGATCGCCGACGGGGTCGAGCCGATGGCGGTCCGCCTCGCCGTGCTGGCGCACCGCTACCGCGAGGACTGGGAGTGGACCGACGAGGGCCTGCTGGCCGCGCAGCAGCGGGTGGTCACGTGGCGTCGGGCGCTGGCCGGCAACGGCGGCCCGGACGCCGGACCCGTGCTCGCGGGGATCCGCGCGGCGGTCGCCGACGACCTCGACACGCCCCGCGCGCTCGCGACCGTCGACGCCTGGGCCGTCACGGCTCTGGCCGGCGAGGTGCCGTTCCACGAAGGCGCACCCGGGCTGGTCGCCCGGGCGGTCGACGCCCTGCTGGGCGTGCGGATGTGA
- a CDS encoding Fic family protein, producing the protein MYRSLDEAISEVRDQLGGLPSPAEARAIWDELWVHDAHNSTAIEGNTLVLREVQQLLHEGRAVGDRQLAEYMEVKGYADAARWVYSQAVVPDLLGDGELLTITEVRYVHRMAMTPVWDVAPHPDAGPHEGPGNFRRHDIHSFPGGMKPPSHALVEPRLRDWLDSVEAVRASAAHPMEAIAAIHAAFEQVHPFIDGNGRTGRLLMNLILCRLGYAPAIIQKRERERYLRALRQADAGNHGPLAEQIARAVLDNILRFVVPALAGPERLVPLASLATPEVSHLALRNAAQRGRLKAQRAENGQWRSSRAWVDEYIASKYRSAARG; encoded by the coding sequence GTGTATCGCTCCCTCGACGAGGCGATCTCGGAGGTCCGGGACCAGCTCGGGGGTCTGCCTTCGCCCGCGGAGGCCCGCGCCATCTGGGACGAGCTGTGGGTGCACGACGCGCACAACTCGACGGCCATCGAGGGCAACACGTTGGTGCTGCGTGAGGTCCAACAGCTCCTTCACGAAGGACGCGCGGTCGGTGACCGGCAGCTCGCCGAGTACATGGAGGTCAAGGGCTACGCAGACGCCGCGCGGTGGGTGTACAGCCAGGCGGTCGTGCCGGACCTTCTCGGCGACGGTGAGCTGCTGACGATCACCGAGGTGCGGTACGTGCACCGCATGGCGATGACACCGGTGTGGGACGTCGCACCGCACCCGGATGCCGGACCTCACGAGGGGCCCGGCAACTTTCGCCGGCATGACATCCACTCGTTCCCCGGTGGGATGAAGCCACCGTCGCATGCTCTCGTCGAGCCGCGCCTGAGGGACTGGCTCGACAGCGTCGAGGCGGTGCGCGCATCGGCCGCGCACCCGATGGAGGCGATCGCTGCCATCCATGCAGCTTTCGAGCAGGTCCACCCGTTCATCGACGGGAACGGGCGGACCGGGCGGCTGCTGATGAACCTGATCCTGTGCCGCTTGGGGTATGCGCCGGCGATCATCCAGAAGAGAGAGCGCGAGCGCTACCTGCGCGCACTGCGTCAGGCGGACGCGGGCAACCACGGGCCGCTCGCCGAGCAGATCGCCCGTGCGGTGCTGGACAACATCCTGCGCTTCGTGGTGCCTGCCCTGGCAGGACCCGAGCGCCTGGTCCCGCTCGCATCACTCGCGACACCCGAGGTCAGCCACCTCGCCCTGCGCAACGCTGCGCAACGGGGCCGGCTCAAGGCGCAGCGTGCCGAGAACGGGCAGTGGCGCAGCAGTCGAGCGTGGGTCGATGAGTACATCGCGTCGAAGTACAGGTCCGCAGCGCGCGGCTGA
- a CDS encoding primosomal protein, whose product MTVDPRAALDRLVAALEAHYAAVLSKKDDDDPAVDDAYDVLADAFEVYDDALGTVHGEATPFYLGEDDDEDEDEDEDDLDEDDLEVEDA is encoded by the coding sequence ATGACCGTGGACCCGCGCGCCGCCCTCGACCGTCTGGTGGCCGCCCTGGAGGCGCACTACGCCGCCGTCCTGAGCAAGAAGGACGACGACGACCCTGCGGTCGACGACGCGTACGACGTGCTGGCCGACGCCTTCGAGGTGTACGACGACGCGCTGGGAACGGTGCACGGCGAGGCCACGCCGTTCTACCTCGGCGAGGACGACGACGAGGACGAGGACGAGGACGAGGACGACCTCGACGAGGACGACCTCGAGGTCGAGGACGCCTGA
- a CDS encoding aldo/keto reductase produces the protein MEHRRLGRTGLRVSSLGLGTMTWSRDTDDHEAADQLRDFVEAGGTLVDTSASYADGGAEELLGNLLGDVADREDVVICTKAGVRRTPAGGVVDASRGALLDSLDASLRRLRTDRVDLWLATPDPRTPLEETVSALRHAVHVGKARYVGLSNHAGWQVARAATLLEADPGLAAVEAEYSLLQRGVEREVLPACSSLGAGLLAWSPLGRGVLTGKYRRTIPSDSRAATAHLAGFVQPYLTADAAGVVDAVVMAASGLDRTPLEVALAWVTSRPGVASAVVGARTAAQLRGALAVDDLRLPPEIVVVLDEITAPQASYPER, from the coding sequence ATGGAGCACCGCCGTCTGGGCCGCACGGGCCTGCGCGTCTCGTCGCTCGGCCTCGGGACCATGACGTGGAGCCGCGACACCGACGACCACGAGGCCGCCGACCAGCTGCGCGACTTCGTCGAGGCGGGCGGGACCCTCGTCGACACCTCCGCGTCGTACGCCGACGGGGGTGCGGAGGAGCTCCTGGGGAACCTCCTCGGTGACGTCGCGGACCGCGAGGACGTGGTGATCTGCACCAAGGCCGGCGTCCGGCGCACCCCGGCCGGCGGTGTCGTCGACGCGTCGCGCGGCGCGCTGCTCGACAGCCTCGACGCCTCGCTGCGCCGGCTACGGACCGACCGCGTCGACCTGTGGCTCGCGACGCCGGACCCGCGCACGCCGCTGGAGGAGACGGTCTCGGCGCTGCGGCACGCCGTGCACGTGGGCAAGGCCCGCTACGTGGGCCTGTCGAACCACGCCGGCTGGCAGGTGGCGCGGGCCGCGACGCTCCTGGAGGCAGACCCCGGCCTCGCGGCCGTGGAGGCGGAGTACTCGCTGCTGCAGCGGGGCGTCGAGCGGGAGGTGCTGCCGGCGTGCTCGTCGCTGGGTGCCGGGCTGCTCGCGTGGTCGCCGCTGGGGCGCGGGGTGCTCACCGGCAAGTACCGCCGGACGATCCCGTCGGACTCCCGCGCCGCCACGGCGCACCTCGCGGGGTTCGTGCAGCCCTACCTGACTGCCGACGCGGCAGGTGTCGTCGACGCGGTCGTCATGGCCGCGTCGGGCCTGGACCGCACACCGCTGGAGGTGGCGCTCGCGTGGGTCACCTCACGGCCGGGTGTCGCCAGCGCGGTGGTCGGCGCCCGCACCGCCGCGCAGCTGCGCGGTGCGCTGGCGGTCGACGACCTGCGCCTGCCGCCCGAGATCGTCGTCGTGCTGGACGAGATCACCGCGCCCCAGGCGAGCTACCCGGAGCGCTGA
- a CDS encoding site-2 protease family protein, with the protein MSAPRPARPPGWVLGHVAGAPVVLAPSWLLAAVVLTLVFAPSVQTWTGGGGALPYVVALVFVVLLFASVLVHELAHGLVAKARGQQPQAFVLTLWGGHTTFGGAAATPATSALVAVVGPVANLVLAAAFLLVADHAVPEGTLLQTVLWAGAVANGFVGLFNLVPGLPLDGGRILEAGVWAATGDRHRGSVVAGWTGRAVAVGVVLVALVRPFLAGTSPDLATVAWSALIGAFLWSGASAAVRAGRTGRVVDGLTVASVGCPTVVVGAQASLAQARATAAAADVADVVVLAPDGRPAAYVDTEAAARVPAELAGTTTVVAVSTPLPVGAVVDGSLTGDALLRALSAASSHGPVIAALVDGRVVALVRTADVVAALRG; encoded by the coding sequence GTGAGTGCACCCCGACCTGCGCGTCCTCCCGGCTGGGTGCTCGGTCACGTCGCCGGAGCCCCCGTCGTCCTGGCCCCGAGCTGGCTGCTCGCTGCCGTCGTCCTGACGCTCGTGTTCGCGCCCAGCGTGCAGACGTGGACTGGCGGCGGCGGTGCACTGCCGTACGTCGTGGCCCTCGTGTTCGTCGTCCTGCTGTTCGCCTCCGTGCTGGTCCACGAGCTCGCGCACGGCCTGGTGGCCAAGGCGCGCGGGCAGCAGCCGCAGGCCTTCGTCCTGACGCTGTGGGGCGGTCACACCACGTTCGGCGGCGCCGCGGCCACACCCGCCACGAGCGCGCTCGTCGCGGTCGTGGGTCCCGTGGCCAACCTCGTGCTCGCCGCCGCGTTCCTGCTGGTGGCGGACCACGCCGTGCCGGAGGGCACGCTGCTGCAGACGGTGCTGTGGGCCGGCGCGGTCGCCAACGGCTTCGTCGGCCTCTTCAACCTCGTGCCCGGGCTGCCGCTCGACGGCGGCCGCATCCTCGAGGCCGGGGTGTGGGCGGCTACGGGCGACCGGCACCGCGGCAGCGTGGTGGCCGGGTGGACCGGGCGCGCCGTCGCGGTCGGCGTCGTCCTGGTCGCGCTGGTCCGCCCCTTCCTCGCCGGGACCAGCCCGGACCTCGCGACGGTCGCCTGGTCGGCGCTCATCGGTGCGTTCCTGTGGTCCGGCGCCTCGGCCGCCGTGCGTGCCGGCCGGACCGGCCGGGTCGTGGACGGGCTGACCGTGGCGAGCGTGGGATGCCCGACCGTCGTCGTCGGCGCGCAGGCGTCGCTCGCGCAGGCGCGGGCGACCGCCGCCGCGGCCGACGTGGCCGACGTCGTCGTGCTTGCCCCCGACGGTCGCCCCGCCGCCTACGTGGACACCGAGGCGGCCGCCCGCGTGCCGGCGGAGCTGGCCGGCACCACCACCGTCGTCGCGGTCTCGACGCCGCTGCCCGTCGGCGCGGTGGTCGACGGGTCGCTGACCGGTGACGCGCTGCTGCGCGCGCTGTCGGCGGCGTCCTCGCACGGGCCCGTGATCGCTGCGCTCGTCGACGGGCGGGTCGTGGCGCTCGTGCGGACGGCCGACGTCGTGGCGGCGCTGCGGGGCTGA
- a CDS encoding DUF6318 family protein, whose amino-acid sequence MRMLEPIAVAAVAVGLLVSGCTTDTAPADTSTEESTAMETATPSPSPTPSPTLDVTVPPKRPEAMATPSADGAAAAASYFISLYVYMYATGDTSTWRQMSAPTCAFCLDAAADAEAVAASGRRGGTPVEIKSAEGLELKPGEWFTARLRVIQPPTIEVDTSGNETQTSDGGTYDFDFAMTWNGDWTIDSIGVEPVVSE is encoded by the coding sequence ATGCGCATGCTTGAACCGATCGCCGTCGCCGCGGTCGCGGTCGGGTTGCTGGTCTCGGGGTGCACGACCGACACCGCGCCCGCTGACACCAGCACGGAAGAGTCGACAGCGATGGAGACGGCGACACCGAGCCCGTCGCCCACACCCTCGCCGACGCTGGACGTCACCGTGCCACCGAAGCGACCCGAGGCGATGGCGACACCGAGTGCCGACGGCGCGGCGGCGGCGGCGAGCTACTTCATCTCGCTGTACGTCTACATGTACGCAACAGGCGACACGAGCACATGGCGCCAGATGTCGGCGCCCACCTGTGCGTTCTGCCTCGACGCGGCCGCTGACGCCGAGGCGGTCGCGGCCTCGGGACGACGCGGCGGTACGCCGGTCGAGATCAAGTCAGCAGAGGGCCTCGAACTAAAACCCGGAGAATGGTTCACGGCGCGCCTTCGCGTGATCCAACCGCCCACCATCGAAGTCGACACCTCGGGCAACGAGACGCAGACGAGCGATGGCGGGACGTACGACTTCGACTTCGCGATGACATGGAACGGCGACTGGACCATTGATTCCATCGGAGTCGAACCGGTAGTCAGCGAATGA
- a CDS encoding tRNA (adenine-N1)-methyltransferase, producing the protein MTTHDAAVPAPTGAAQRRGPFRTGERVQLTDPRGRLHTITLQPDGSFHTHRGYLRHSELIGASEGVVVQNTTGIEYLALRPLLADHVLSMPRGAAVVYPKDAGQIVTMGDVFPGATVVEAGVGSGGLTLSLLRAVGDRGRLVSVERREDFAAIARGNVESFFGGAHPAWDLRLGDLADVLPNAAEPGSVDRVVLDMLAPWENLDAVAAALAPGGVLVCYVATTTQLSRLAEDVRSDGRYTEPEAWESMVRGWHLEGLAVRPQHRMIGHTGFLLTTRRLADGVEPPHRKRRPAKGSYPVAEDGTPATDTELWSPEAMGERETSAKKIRRARRELHVAPEDLGPQGPATGE; encoded by the coding sequence GTGACCACCCACGACGCCGCCGTGCCCGCACCGACCGGGGCCGCCCAGCGGCGCGGACCCTTCCGTACCGGTGAGCGGGTGCAGCTCACCGACCCGCGGGGACGCCTGCACACGATCACGCTGCAGCCCGACGGCAGCTTCCACACGCACCGCGGCTACCTGCGGCACAGCGAGCTCATCGGGGCCTCCGAGGGTGTGGTGGTGCAGAACACCACCGGCATCGAGTACCTGGCGCTGCGGCCCCTGCTGGCGGACCACGTCCTGTCGATGCCGCGCGGCGCCGCCGTGGTGTACCCCAAGGACGCGGGCCAGATCGTCACGATGGGTGACGTGTTCCCCGGGGCGACCGTGGTGGAGGCCGGGGTCGGCTCGGGCGGTCTGACGCTGTCCCTGCTGCGCGCCGTGGGTGACCGCGGCCGTCTGGTCTCCGTCGAGCGGCGCGAGGACTTCGCCGCGATCGCGCGCGGCAACGTCGAGTCGTTCTTCGGCGGTGCGCACCCCGCGTGGGACCTGCGCCTCGGGGACCTCGCCGACGTGCTCCCGAACGCCGCCGAGCCGGGGTCCGTGGACCGCGTCGTGCTCGACATGCTCGCGCCGTGGGAGAACCTCGACGCGGTGGCCGCCGCCCTCGCGCCCGGTGGCGTGCTGGTCTGCTACGTCGCGACGACCACGCAGCTCTCGCGGCTCGCCGAGGACGTGCGCAGCGACGGCCGCTACACCGAGCCCGAGGCGTGGGAGTCCATGGTCCGCGGGTGGCACCTCGAGGGCCTGGCGGTCCGCCCGCAGCACCGCATGATCGGGCACACCGGCTTCCTCCTGACGACCCGGCGCCTGGCGGACGGCGTCGAGCCGCCGCACCGCAAGCGGCGCCCGGCCAAGGGCTCCTACCCGGTCGCCGAGGACGGCACGCCGGCCACGGACACCGAGCTGTGGTCGCCCGAGGCGATGGGCGAGCGCGAGACGTCGGCCAAGAAGATCCGCCGTGCCCGCCGCGAGCTGCACGTCGCGCCCGAGGACCTCGGCCCGCAGGGGCCCGCGACGGGGGAGTGA
- a CDS encoding undecaprenyl-diphosphate phosphatase encodes MGTGEAIFLGLVQGLTEFLPVSSSAHLRIFGELVGSGDPGAAFTAITQLGTETAVLLYFRRDIKRIVLAWWAALRGAYGTDWRSRAGMPTGQPSDRDALMGWFIILGSVPIVVLGLAFQDAIERPFRNLWLVALTLAGFALVLGWADRRGAKTRRLEELTPRHALAFGFWQALALVPGVSRSGGTITGGLLMGYTREAAARYSFLLAIPAVFGSGLFQLVKSVGDFGEAGTPGFGATLVATLVAFVVGYVVIIAFLKIVSTFSYAPFVYYRLVLALVVVLLLLTGVLEPVSAPANA; translated from the coding sequence ATCGGTACAGGTGAGGCGATCTTCCTCGGGCTGGTGCAGGGGCTGACCGAGTTCCTGCCCGTCTCCTCGAGCGCGCACCTGCGCATCTTCGGCGAGCTCGTGGGGTCGGGGGACCCCGGGGCGGCGTTCACGGCGATCACGCAGCTGGGTACCGAGACCGCGGTGCTGCTGTACTTCCGCCGCGACATCAAGCGCATCGTCCTGGCCTGGTGGGCGGCGCTGCGCGGCGCCTACGGCACGGACTGGCGCTCACGCGCGGGCATGCCGACCGGGCAGCCGTCGGACCGCGACGCGCTGATGGGCTGGTTCATCATCCTGGGCTCGGTGCCCATCGTGGTCCTGGGGCTCGCGTTCCAGGACGCCATCGAGCGCCCGTTCCGCAACCTGTGGCTCGTCGCGCTGACGCTCGCCGGGTTCGCGCTCGTCCTCGGCTGGGCGGACCGGCGCGGCGCCAAGACGCGACGTCTCGAGGAGCTGACGCCGCGGCACGCGCTGGCCTTCGGGTTCTGGCAGGCGCTCGCGCTCGTGCCCGGTGTCTCGCGCTCGGGCGGCACCATCACCGGTGGCCTGCTCATGGGCTACACGCGTGAGGCCGCGGCCCGCTACTCCTTCCTCCTGGCGATCCCCGCGGTGTTCGGCTCAGGCCTGTTCCAGCTGGTCAAGAGCGTCGGCGACTTCGGCGAGGCCGGCACGCCCGGCTTCGGGGCGACGCTCGTCGCCACGCTCGTGGCGTTCGTCGTGGGGTACGTCGTCATCATCGCGTTCCTCAAGATCGTCTCGACCTTCAGCTACGCGCCGTTCGTGTACTACCGCCTGGTCCTGGCGCTCGTGGTCGTGCTGCTCCTGCTGACCGGCGTCCTCGAGCCCGTGAGCGCCCCGGCCAACGCCTGA
- a CDS encoding PAC2 family protein, giving the protein MNDHAAPDLPARETVMLAAFEGWNDAGSAATTALEHLHDVWGAEQVDELDPEDYHDFQVNRPVVGLGPDGTREITWPTTAVAVATTPRSGRQVVLVHGIEPSMRWRRYCGELLDIAAGLGVRTIVTVGALLADVPHTRPIPVNATSEDANVRELMGLEPNTYEGPTGIVGVLQHEAAARGMQALSLWAAVPHYVAAPPSPKATLAILHRIEALIGEPVPLAELPEDATAWQLGVDELAGEDSEIGEYVRQLEEAKDTAELPEASGEAIAQEFERYLRRRDKGTGG; this is encoded by the coding sequence GTGAACGACCATGCAGCCCCCGACCTGCCGGCCCGTGAGACGGTCATGCTCGCGGCGTTCGAAGGGTGGAACGACGCGGGCAGCGCGGCGACCACGGCCCTGGAGCACCTGCACGACGTGTGGGGCGCCGAGCAGGTCGACGAGCTGGATCCCGAGGACTACCACGACTTCCAGGTGAACCGGCCGGTGGTCGGCCTGGGACCCGACGGCACGCGCGAGATCACGTGGCCCACGACCGCGGTGGCCGTCGCGACGACGCCGCGCTCCGGACGCCAGGTCGTGCTCGTCCACGGCATCGAGCCGTCGATGCGCTGGCGGAGGTACTGCGGCGAGCTGCTCGACATCGCGGCCGGTCTCGGCGTGCGCACCATCGTCACGGTGGGAGCCCTGCTCGCCGACGTGCCGCACACCCGGCCCATCCCGGTCAACGCGACCAGCGAGGACGCGAACGTCCGCGAGCTCATGGGCCTCGAGCCCAACACGTACGAGGGGCCGACGGGCATCGTCGGGGTGCTGCAGCACGAGGCCGCGGCGCGCGGCATGCAGGCGTTGTCCCTGTGGGCGGCCGTGCCGCACTACGTCGCGGCTCCCCCGTCCCCCAAGGCGACCCTCGCGATCCTGCACCGCATCGAGGCGCTCATCGGTGAGCCCGTGCCGCTGGCCGAGCTGCCGGAGGACGCGACGGCGTGGCAGCTCGGCGTCGACGAGCTGGCCGGCGAGGACTCCGAGATCGGCGAGTACGTGCGCCAGCTCGAGGAGGCGAAGGACACCGCCGAGCTCCCCGAGGCGAGCGGCGAGGCCATCGCTCAGGAGTTCGAGCGCTACCTGCGCCGTCGCGACAAGGGCACGGGCGGCTGA
- a CDS encoding HAD family hydrolase, giving the protein MDGTLIDTEPYWMAAEIELVEAHGGVWTRQDAVAMIGSSMDVSAGLLQAAGVALSVAEIADALNSSVRAAVAAGIPWQAGAHEALRALHEAGVPLALVTSSFEVVAAPFARTVGLFDVVVSGDTVARPKPHPEPYLTAARLLGVDIADCVAFEDSRSGLASAVASGARVVAVDSHVVLDPPAGVSRTSTLESFDLETIARVAAGETLDLRDRQGGARPV; this is encoded by the coding sequence ATGGACGGCACGCTGATCGACACCGAGCCGTACTGGATGGCGGCCGAGATCGAGCTGGTCGAGGCGCACGGCGGCGTGTGGACGCGCCAGGACGCGGTCGCGATGATCGGCAGCTCGATGGACGTCTCCGCGGGCCTGCTGCAGGCGGCGGGCGTGGCGCTGTCGGTCGCGGAGATCGCGGACGCGCTCAACTCCTCGGTGCGCGCGGCGGTCGCAGCCGGGATCCCGTGGCAGGCGGGCGCCCACGAGGCGCTGCGTGCCCTGCACGAGGCCGGTGTGCCGCTGGCGCTGGTGACGTCGTCGTTCGAGGTCGTCGCAGCGCCCTTCGCGCGGACGGTGGGCCTGTTCGACGTCGTGGTCAGCGGTGACACCGTCGCGCGGCCCAAGCCGCACCCCGAGCCGTACCTGACGGCGGCCCGGCTGCTGGGCGTCGACATCGCGGACTGCGTGGCCTTCGAGGACTCCCGGTCCGGGCTGGCGTCCGCCGTGGCGAGCGGTGCGCGGGTCGTCGCCGTCGACTCCCACGTCGTGCTCGACCCGCCGGCCGGTGTGTCGCGCACGTCGACGCTGGAGAGCTTCGACCTCGAGACGATCGCGCGCGTGGCCGCGGGGGAGACGCTCGACCTGCGAGACCGTCAGGGCGGTGCCCGCCCGGTCTGA
- a CDS encoding DUF5703 family protein has protein sequence MADSTVRRRHSEWDAHGGQWEYRVLRIPATTSGSDARRMLTDEAEYGRWELARLRLYAGGERRVWLRRKIIRVRSTLAETLG, from the coding sequence ATGGCGGACAGCACGGTGCGCAGGCGGCACAGCGAGTGGGACGCGCACGGCGGGCAGTGGGAGTACCGCGTGCTGCGCATCCCCGCGACGACGTCCGGCAGCGACGCCCGGCGCATGCTGACGGACGAGGCCGAGTACGGGCGCTGGGAGCTCGCCCGCCTGCGGCTCTACGCCGGCGGTGAGCGGCGCGTGTGGCTGCGGCGCAAGATCATCCGCGTCCGCTCGACGCTCGCCGAGACGCTGGGCTGA